A stretch of Geomonas oryzisoli DNA encodes these proteins:
- a CDS encoding YihY/virulence factor BrkB family protein, whose amino-acid sequence MFSLRSYFKLGDASYMDLAKKVYHKFSDEDCPEHAAAMAYYFLFASFPFLLFLTTLIGYLPIPHLMDYMLANAAKFLPSEAFSLIESNIRALFMNKKEGLLSFGILLALWASSNAIVSVMDAMNNLYDVKEGRPFWKVRLTAIGLVVGLSLLILCAMVLLMFGVKIANFIAGLINFGVAFKIGFVIGLIPVTLFLLVLAVAVIYYFTPDVEHAWKWISPGAVVAIPCWVVMSFGFSYYINNFGSYDKTYGSIGAVIVLLLWLYLSGLIILAGAVINAVIEHSSEEGKEPGEKVEGEHAAERGTHSKAESQQKAKGEAAKS is encoded by the coding sequence ATGTTCTCACTGCGCAGCTACTTCAAACTGGGTGACGCCAGCTACATGGACCTGGCCAAGAAGGTCTACCACAAGTTCAGCGACGAGGATTGCCCCGAACACGCCGCCGCCATGGCCTATTACTTCCTGTTCGCGTCGTTTCCGTTCCTGCTCTTTCTCACCACCTTGATCGGCTACCTCCCCATCCCGCACCTCATGGACTACATGCTGGCCAACGCGGCCAAGTTTCTCCCATCCGAGGCGTTCTCCCTGATCGAAAGCAACATACGGGCGCTGTTCATGAACAAGAAGGAAGGACTGCTATCCTTCGGCATCCTGCTGGCGCTGTGGGCTTCCTCCAACGCCATCGTTTCGGTCATGGACGCCATGAACAACCTCTACGACGTCAAGGAGGGGAGGCCGTTCTGGAAAGTGCGTCTGACCGCGATTGGGCTGGTGGTCGGCCTTTCCCTGCTCATTTTGTGTGCGATGGTCCTGCTCATGTTCGGGGTCAAGATCGCCAACTTCATCGCCGGGCTGATCAACTTCGGCGTCGCCTTCAAGATCGGTTTCGTGATCGGCCTGATCCCTGTCACCCTGTTCCTCCTGGTACTCGCCGTCGCGGTCATCTACTACTTCACCCCGGACGTGGAGCACGCGTGGAAATGGATCAGCCCGGGGGCGGTAGTCGCCATCCCCTGCTGGGTCGTGATGTCCTTCGGCTTCTCCTACTACATCAACAACTTCGGTTCCTACGACAAGACCTACGGCAGCATCGGGGCCGTGATCGTGCTCCTGTTGTGGCTCTATCTCAGCGGACTGATCATCCTGGCGGGTGCCGTCATCAACGCGGTGATCGAGCACAGTTCGGAGGAAGGGAAAGAGCCGGGTGAAAAGGTGGAAGGGGAACATGCCGCCGAGCGCGGCACCCATTCGAAAGCGGAATCGCAGCAAAAGGCGAAGGGGGAAGCTGCAAAATCATAG